A window of Methanolobus sediminis contains these coding sequences:
- the cobN gene encoding cobaltochelatase subunit CobN, which yields MQEKRIIILFISLLLLLSLTTTASAEENEYYLVANTTSDADGNFVFEAIPQGNYTIIAINETLKKGNIIYYNKELGISVNETDILNFNVSLDSGGDVDHDEVESLLASKSKTSSISGRTFYYSSGMGKEYSKICTIALLYANEYVVASTTSDANGNFTLDDIPEGNYTIVAINETIKSGSTTYYNKELDISVNETDISNFNVSLDSGGAVDHDEVESLLISKSKISSISGRTYYYSSGMGKEYSKICSVLLTKRDSVEEVSNAPHLNVSIITGYSSYEEELANFTERINSNSELNITVSSYITTNLPDNISLSNMDIIYIVMVTQSASEFETAVQEAIDNGALVIGSNTYLPESNYTIPADEDESSFKELLSDYWSGTSFDNTNLDNLIFYLAQEYYGRTDLTVEDPTGLLRAIYHPSMNGTLVDYFTNDADEYFSWYTNRSDGHVFDVIAPTVGITFYGSYYPDDMDPIDKLIEGFENRGINVVACYGNSANTIDDYFNHSTETKVDTVVSFNYRGNYFDIESLGVPVMNAVLNGYMNTSEWIESSTPLPETNMLRIYGPETDGLIDSIMIGALETFVEGNTTVEKYIGHDDQIDWLIDRTIAQAELGTEDESDKKVVILYYNHGGGKDNIGASYLEVMPSIVNLLEGMADEGYDINSSLIPNKTELVDLIVYQGRNVGTWAPGELEALVETGEVELIPESTYLSWFNELPEERREEVVDMWGEAPGEIMVYTDENGDKFIVIPKINISDNVILAPQPTRGWLQDNEVLYHDTELPPHHQYIAFYFWLQHEFDADVMVNMGRHGTVEWLPGKDFCLLSDEWPALMVGDIPVIYPYVMDGMGEGMQAKRRGNAIIIDHLIPPVVSAGLYGNYSSLSNDITSYQTLSTENDELKQSYLQSIVNLTLDLGLDSQVNMSLAEDETTIDEFLEELDDILTELKSQSMPYGLHVLGEAPEGEALVGMVNSMLGDEFTDLVAVYNSSDNASTDLLSLVLLDNMSTTAAQIQILGISEADADIDSQLNTSINYAELLGEADNEVQQVLNAMDGEYISANLGGDPVLRSETLPSGSNFYAFDEQLIPTEEAWNQGKALVDEWLAEYYAENGEYPTKVGYILWAGESTRHQGVMESQLLYMMGIKPVWNADNSEVEDVVVINSSELGRPRIDVLVQISGLYRDTFPMKVKLIDKAVRLAYEQGETDEYDNYVTQNTDAIQLVLNETLEDGNLSLDIAQFRVFGPADGAYGTGMANAVDSSDTWNDTSVLAELYVSKMSYVYGENVWGQTISEYIEQQTGRVVDIDNSVVFESNLNGTAAIFHSRSSSTYGCLDTDDFYQYMGGLYNAIKYITGTGPDTYVVNLQDLNDAEIQTLQTYLTNELYARYLNPSWIEGMQLSGYEGALAMSDFIDNLWGWEALSPDLISDDVWNSVYDTYMSNAELSSWMQENNPYAYQSMLARMTETIRKESWDASDDTLNDLVSQQIKSVIENGATCCHHTCGNILNQEFITGIAQALVDAGELTQAELDKYLEIMKEATTSSIVLKDTSVSTPTSTSSDSLNSVQRAMASQAAANQSSTSESGGAGVNTVQPLEEGSKSTPDDYVEGYEMTRSSVSDATSPNSPPISGSDVLAMGFVVTLVGSIYIGFWKRRKI from the coding sequence ATGCAGGAAAAGAGAATAATAATATTATTCATAAGTCTATTGTTGTTACTTTCACTAACAACAACAGCATCGGCAGAAGAAAATGAATATTATCTGGTCGCTAATACGACCAGTGATGCAGATGGGAATTTTGTATTTGAGGCTATTCCTCAGGGAAATTATACAATAATTGCTATTAATGAGACACTCAAAAAAGGAAACATTATTTACTACAATAAGGAACTTGGCATAAGCGTAAATGAAACTGATATTTTGAATTTTAATGTGTCACTCGACAGTGGTGGTGATGTCGATCATGATGAAGTGGAGTCTCTTTTAGCTTCAAAATCAAAGACTTCATCAATATCAGGAAGAACTTTTTACTATTCGTCAGGAATGGGTAAGGAATATTCAAAAATATGTACAATAGCACTGCTTTATGCCAATGAATATGTAGTTGCAAGTACAACAAGTGACGCAAACGGAAACTTCACACTTGATGATATTCCTGAAGGAAATTACACAATAGTAGCTATTAATGAAACAATCAAGAGTGGAAGCACCACCTATTACAATAAGGAACTTGACATAAGCGTAAATGAAACTGATATTTCAAATTTCAATGTATCACTTGATAGTGGCGGAGCTGTCGATCATGATGAAGTGGAGTCACTCTTAATCTCTAAATCAAAGATTTCATCAATATCTGGAAGAACTTATTACTATTCGTCAGGAATGGGTAAGGAATATTCTAAAATATGTTCAGTCCTTCTTACAAAAAGAGATTCAGTTGAAGAGGTCTCAAATGCTCCACATCTGAACGTATCCATAATAACAGGGTATTCTTCATATGAGGAAGAACTTGCAAATTTTACAGAGAGGATCAATTCTAATTCTGAGTTGAACATAACCGTAAGTTCGTATATCACCACTAACTTACCAGATAATATTAGTCTGAGTAATATGGATATCATCTATATTGTGATGGTTACTCAGAGTGCATCTGAATTTGAAACTGCTGTTCAGGAAGCTATTGATAATGGTGCATTGGTAATTGGCTCAAATACATATTTGCCTGAAAGTAATTATACAATTCCTGCAGATGAAGACGAATCCAGCTTTAAAGAACTTCTGTCTGATTACTGGTCAGGAACTTCCTTTGATAACACTAATTTAGACAATTTAATATTTTACTTGGCTCAGGAATACTATGGCCGTACGGATTTAACTGTAGAAGATCCCACTGGTTTACTGAGGGCTATTTATCATCCATCAATGAATGGAACTCTAGTTGATTATTTTACAAACGATGCCGATGAATACTTTAGCTGGTACACTAATAGGTCAGATGGGCATGTTTTTGACGTAATTGCACCTACAGTAGGTATTACATTTTATGGTTCTTACTATCCTGACGACATGGATCCTATAGACAAACTCATAGAAGGGTTTGAGAACAGGGGAATAAATGTAGTTGCATGCTATGGAAACTCTGCCAATACTATTGATGATTACTTTAACCACAGTACTGAAACAAAGGTTGATACAGTTGTATCGTTCAATTACCGTGGTAACTACTTTGACATCGAATCGCTTGGTGTTCCTGTCATGAACGCTGTTCTCAACGGTTACATGAATACCAGTGAATGGATTGAATCCAGTACACCTTTACCTGAAACAAATATGCTCCGGATATATGGTCCTGAAACAGATGGTCTCATAGATTCAATTATGATTGGTGCACTGGAGACTTTTGTAGAAGGCAACACTACCGTTGAGAAATACATCGGTCACGATGATCAGATAGACTGGCTAATTGACCGTACAATTGCACAGGCTGAACTTGGAACTGAGGATGAGTCTGACAAAAAAGTTGTCATTCTTTACTACAACCACGGTGGTGGAAAGGACAACATAGGAGCATCATATCTGGAGGTCATGCCAAGTATTGTGAACCTGCTCGAAGGAATGGCAGACGAAGGCTATGACATAAACAGCAGTCTGATACCAAACAAGACTGAACTTGTAGATCTTATTGTCTATCAGGGAAGAAATGTCGGTACCTGGGCACCGGGAGAACTTGAAGCACTTGTTGAAACCGGTGAAGTTGAGCTTATTCCTGAGAGCACCTATCTTTCATGGTTCAATGAACTTCCAGAAGAGAGAAGGGAAGAAGTAGTTGATATGTGGGGAGAAGCTCCTGGCGAGATAATGGTGTACACAGATGAAAATGGTGACAAGTTTATCGTTATCCCTAAGATCAATATCAGTGACAATGTGATTCTTGCTCCACAGCCAACAAGGGGATGGTTGCAGGATAATGAAGTGCTCTATCACGATACAGAACTCCCACCACATCACCAGTATATCGCATTCTATTTCTGGTTACAGCACGAGTTTGATGCTGACGTTATGGTAAATATGGGGAGACACGGAACAGTTGAATGGCTACCAGGAAAGGACTTCTGTCTGTTGAGTGATGAATGGCCTGCCCTTATGGTCGGTGACATACCTGTCATCTATCCATATGTAATGGATGGAATGGGTGAAGGTATGCAGGCAAAACGCAGGGGCAATGCAATTATTATCGATCACCTGATACCACCTGTTGTGTCTGCCGGTCTTTACGGAAATTACAGCAGCCTTAGCAATGACATAACTTCTTATCAGACACTGAGCACTGAAAATGACGAGTTGAAACAGTCATATCTGCAGAGTATAGTAAATTTGACACTCGATCTTGGACTGGATTCACAGGTCAACATGAGTCTTGCAGAGGATGAAACTACTATTGATGAATTCCTCGAAGAGCTGGATGACATACTCACTGAACTGAAGAGTCAGTCCATGCCATACGGTCTTCACGTCCTTGGTGAAGCACCTGAAGGAGAAGCTCTTGTAGGAATGGTCAATTCTATGCTTGGAGATGAGTTCACAGATCTTGTTGCAGTTTACAATAGTTCTGATAATGCATCCACTGACTTGCTTTCACTGGTACTGCTGGACAATATGTCCACAACTGCAGCCCAGATACAGATACTTGGAATTTCTGAGGCAGATGCGGATATAGATTCACAGCTTAATACCTCCATAAACTACGCTGAATTACTTGGTGAGGCTGATAATGAAGTACAGCAGGTACTGAATGCAATGGATGGAGAATACATCAGTGCAAACCTTGGCGGTGACCCGGTACTTCGTTCCGAGACGCTTCCGTCAGGTAGCAATTTCTATGCATTTGATGAGCAGCTCATACCTACCGAAGAGGCATGGAATCAGGGTAAAGCACTTGTTGACGAGTGGCTTGCAGAATATTATGCTGAGAACGGTGAGTATCCAACTAAAGTGGGATACATACTCTGGGCAGGAGAATCCACACGTCATCAGGGAGTGATGGAATCCCAACTTCTCTACATGATGGGAATCAAGCCTGTCTGGAATGCTGATAACAGTGAAGTTGAGGATGTTGTGGTAATCAATTCATCAGAACTTGGAAGACCACGTATCGATGTACTTGTACAGATATCCGGTCTTTACAGGGACACATTCCCGATGAAGGTTAAGCTGATCGATAAAGCGGTTAGACTTGCATATGAACAGGGAGAAACTGACGAGTATGATAACTATGTCACTCAAAATACGGATGCAATTCAGCTTGTTCTGAATGAAACACTGGAAGATGGCAACCTTTCACTTGACATAGCACAGTTCAGAGTCTTCGGTCCTGCTGACGGTGCTTATGGTACCGGAATGGCAAATGCAGTTGATTCCAGTGACACCTGGAATGACACCAGTGTACTTGCAGAACTCTATGTCAGCAAGATGAGCTATGTCTACGGAGAAAATGTATGGGGACAGACGATATCCGAATACATCGAGCAGCAGACCGGTCGTGTAGTTGATATCGATAATTCAGTGGTCTTTGAGAGCAATCTTAACGGAACTGCAGCAATATTCCATAGCAGAAGTTCCAGTACATATGGTTGCCTTGATACTGATGACTTCTACCAGTATATGGGTGGCTTGTACAATGCTATCAAATACATCACGGGTACAGGACCTGATACTTATGTGGTGAACCTGCAGGATCTCAATGATGCGGAGATTCAGACACTTCAAACATACCTCACAAACGAGCTGTATGCTAGATACCTGAATCCATCATGGATTGAAGGAATGCAGCTTAGTGGTTATGAAGGTGCACTTGCAATGTCTGACTTCATTGATAATCTCTGGGGATGGGAAGCGCTCAGTCCGGATCTTATCAGTGATGATGTCTGGAACAGTGTGTATGATACCTACATGAGTAATGCAGAGCTCAGCAGCTGGATGCAGGAAAATAACCCATATGCATACCAGTCCATGCTTGCAAGGATGACTGAAACTATTAGAAAAGAAAGTTGGGACGCTTCAGATGATACTCTTAATGATCTGGTATCCCAGCAGATAAAATCAGTCATTGAGAATGGAGCCACATGCTGTCATCACACTTGTGGAAACATTTTGAATCAGGAATTTATTACAGGAATTGCACAGGCACTCGTAGATGCAGGAGAATTGACTCAGGCTGAACTTGACAAGTATCTGGAAATTATGAAAGAAGCCACTACTTCCAGTATTGTGTTAAAGGATACTTCTGTAAGTACTCCTACTTCTACTTCTTCTGATTCACTCAACTCTGTCCAAAGGGCAATGGCTTCTCAAGCAGCAGCCAACCAGAGCTCAACATCTGAGTCAGGTGGTGCCGGAGTAAACACAGTACAACCTCTGGAGGAAGGCTCAAAGTCCACTCCGGATGACTATGTAGAAGGTTATGAAATGACTCGGTCGAGTGTTTCTGATGCCACCTCACCTAACAGTCCACCGATCTCAGGTTCTGATGTTCTTGCAATGGGATTTGTAGTTACATTAGTAGGTTCAATTTACATTGGATTCTGGAAGAGGAGAAAGATATGA
- a CDS encoding winged helix-turn-helix domain-containing protein, producing the protein MSSNAITDDNAVDSVMEKIYLEEFRNLRSEIKSLKKDVNRALEISGHRHSDALFMEMKGGFSRPVIQYMLADTKENLGIGLDSSCGNGDSCKSAFSGLLQEMALLLLEDRINEVSLAEFRQRFEDLKEMAVFENCDNCLENATRIFEKQVDLIRSFSISSVEEQYSLVSVDIENISDDIVSQICEPLANKQRLCILRLLNSSIRSFSDISKGTGLRGGNLLFHLQKLLDTDMITQRSERGDYMITRKGHMTLKGMAELFEKLSKI; encoded by the coding sequence TTGAGTAGCAATGCAATCACTGATGATAATGCCGTGGATAGCGTTATGGAAAAAATCTATCTGGAAGAGTTCAGGAACCTCAGGTCTGAAATAAAATCCCTGAAAAAAGATGTCAACAGGGCACTGGAGATATCCGGTCACAGACATTCGGATGCTCTTTTCATGGAGATGAAGGGAGGATTTTCAAGACCTGTTATCCAGTACATGCTGGCTGACACAAAAGAGAATCTTGGAATTGGCCTCGATTCAAGTTGTGGGAATGGAGATTCCTGTAAATCTGCTTTTTCAGGTTTGCTTCAGGAAATGGCATTGCTTTTACTGGAAGACCGGATAAATGAGGTATCTCTGGCAGAATTCAGACAGAGATTTGAAGATCTTAAAGAAATGGCGGTTTTTGAGAATTGTGACAACTGCCTGGAAAATGCAACCCGGATATTTGAAAAACAGGTGGATCTCATAAGGTCATTTAGTATATCTTCTGTGGAGGAACAATATTCTCTGGTTTCTGTGGATATCGAAAATATCTCTGATGACATAGTAAGCCAGATATGTGAACCGCTTGCCAACAAGCAAAGACTCTGCATTCTTCGCCTGCTGAACTCATCCATCAGAAGTTTTTCTGATATATCCAAAGGCACAGGTCTTAGAGGTGGTAATCTCCTGTTCCACCTACAGAAGCTTTTAGATACTGATATGATAACCCAGAGAAGTGAGCGTGGTGACTATATGATCACAAGAAAAGGCCACATGACATTAAAAGGAATGGCCGAGCTTTTTGAAAAGCTCAGCAAAATCTGA
- a CDS encoding cobaltochelatase subunit CobN, with amino-acid sequence MQERSILVILLSVLLLASATTIVSADENDVNVTIITYDDAEVIDYAKNANIYNESINVQYFTTKDNLTDIDLSNQDIIFTYMLWGSKYEQFSDEMEKAKAEGTTLVNIASYIDTSLYDYDFSGGEPYGSDDEKYFFNMGMKEEFLRVNAENFIIYLAKTYGNKSALTDSWECEPPVLLPQGLYHPDDDVYWFDTTEEYLEWYQNESNGEHHIYDPSKPTIGIWFHKSDYKDGNTEVVDALIYDLESKGCNVIAGFDTFLNVSGYYCDESGESLVQCMISLKSFGMDVSTYEGYGLTELTNLDVPVLKGMVADPDSGDPADANRGISNEEAVRKTVSPNIDGIFEYIVLGQSKMIKYGVYEYEPNDAQIDWMANRAIKWAELKRMDNPDKKVGIIYYNYPSGKDNVGASYLDTMASMMNLLNKMNESEYTLDNVPENKTILQEMIMEQGINVGSWASGVLEEMVNYRTEWGLQLVPMDEYQQWFENELPQNLQDDVINEWGEPWADDFPEDKKLMMWENETGKYIVIPTVQCGNVWLMPQPARGSTQNDNVLYHSSVVPPTHQYIAFYLWLNKDWNPDAIIHLGTHGTHEWLPGLAYGMNRTSDWAPLLLQDLPNIYPYIVANVGEGLTAEYRGNALIIDHLTPTLERGGLHAEMADLASNIQVYYDPAITDEVRNGYRETILDQMVELNLDNDLDVNESMIDFYRTNDSQFQFFVKNVLHEYLEEISEENIPYGFHVLGEVPPMNESGPVDDQMSVMVRSMLGSSFENLIFSTFYSDTTEYPLGIPYNDTKIDWLVWEVVTNNTAPSIAQDMVYGFNDSSVTSLLENGIIHRDNLIASATELDRVMDALNAGFIPPGPGRDPIQNTDSVPTGRNFYGVDSRLYPSPTTWELGSKLAQDLLVDYYDKYGEYPRKVSFSRFGVEFIRDHGTLEAEMLYMLGVKPVWDDTSKQVIGLVLMNESELMPSYGDYPGRPRIDVVYATAGMRDAFPDKIQMIDEAVRLANTAPAGNYTNYVNESTISIKEALIEAGYDNETAELISTMRCFAVRDGTYEIGISNAIEASGTWDDEAQIGELYLSKMGFAYGTELWGQECSDLLKQNLMNVDASVHSDSSNLYDTLDNDDFFQYFGGLNLATRYVSGKTPEMYVSDTRDSENSGMVTMQKYLNTNLRSRYLNDKWIEGMMESEYAGAGMMSEFVDNLWGWEVSDPNLVDDSMWENVYNTYINSEMKEFFNEYNPGAYQSITGRMLEGVRKGYIDLPEDTVNNLVNEYMESVAEYGATCCHHTCGNPLLDDFVQGNMGMVSQQVLDAYKKQMYDATLRDDFVTQEQTDTSSLKKADSSLNSVQRAMAAGSSNQTMTSEAGGAGTDYDTPVQDSAKSTPDNYVEGYEMTQESTTSKSEGSTSFTGSDIIASVLVLGAVGFMYFGFVKRK; translated from the coding sequence ATGCAAGAAAGAAGTATATTGGTAATACTATTAAGTGTATTGTTGCTGGCATCAGCAACAACGATCGTATCGGCAGACGAAAACGATGTGAACGTCACCATCATCACCTATGATGATGCAGAAGTGATTGATTATGCTAAAAATGCAAACATCTACAATGAAAGCATAAATGTTCAGTATTTTACAACAAAGGATAATCTAACTGATATTGATCTCAGTAACCAGGACATAATATTTACCTACATGCTTTGGGGTTCTAAATACGAACAATTCTCCGACGAGATGGAGAAGGCAAAGGCTGAAGGAACTACTCTTGTGAACATTGCAAGTTACATTGACACATCCCTATATGATTACGATTTTAGTGGAGGCGAACCCTACGGAAGTGATGATGAGAAATACTTCTTCAATATGGGGATGAAGGAAGAGTTCCTGAGGGTTAATGCTGAAAATTTCATAATATACCTTGCAAAGACCTATGGAAACAAATCAGCACTTACAGATAGCTGGGAATGTGAGCCTCCCGTACTGCTTCCACAGGGCCTTTATCATCCGGATGATGATGTTTACTGGTTTGACACCACAGAAGAATATCTGGAATGGTACCAGAATGAATCTAACGGTGAACACCACATATATGATCCTTCCAAACCTACGATCGGCATATGGTTCCATAAATCAGATTACAAAGATGGTAACACAGAGGTTGTCGACGCTCTTATATATGATCTTGAAAGCAAGGGCTGTAATGTTATAGCTGGTTTTGATACATTCCTAAATGTGAGCGGATATTATTGTGATGAAAGCGGAGAATCATTGGTTCAATGCATGATCTCCCTCAAGAGCTTTGGAATGGACGTAAGCACATATGAAGGATATGGCCTGACAGAGCTCACAAATCTTGATGTTCCTGTACTGAAGGGCATGGTTGCAGACCCTGATTCCGGGGACCCTGCAGATGCTAACAGGGGCATCTCCAACGAAGAAGCTGTAAGAAAGACAGTCAGTCCGAATATAGACGGTATCTTCGAATATATCGTACTTGGACAGAGCAAGATGATCAAATACGGTGTCTATGAGTACGAACCAAATGATGCACAGATCGATTGGATGGCTAACCGTGCCATCAAATGGGCGGAACTTAAACGCATGGATAATCCAGACAAAAAGGTAGGTATTATCTATTACAACTATCCATCCGGTAAAGACAACGTAGGAGCAAGTTACCTGGATACTATGGCCAGTATGATGAACCTGCTCAATAAGATGAATGAAAGTGAATACACTCTTGACAATGTTCCTGAGAACAAAACAATTCTTCAGGAAATGATAATGGAGCAGGGAATAAACGTAGGTTCCTGGGCATCTGGTGTCCTTGAAGAAATGGTGAACTACCGAACTGAATGGGGACTGCAGCTTGTTCCAATGGATGAATATCAGCAATGGTTTGAGAACGAGCTGCCTCAGAATCTTCAAGACGATGTAATAAATGAGTGGGGAGAGCCCTGGGCAGATGATTTCCCTGAAGACAAAAAACTCATGATGTGGGAAAATGAAACTGGAAAATATATTGTAATCCCAACTGTCCAATGTGGTAACGTATGGCTCATGCCACAGCCTGCACGTGGTTCTACTCAGAATGATAACGTGCTGTACCACAGCTCCGTTGTTCCTCCTACACACCAGTACATTGCATTCTACCTCTGGCTTAACAAAGACTGGAATCCGGATGCAATTATCCATCTTGGTACCCATGGTACACACGAATGGCTTCCAGGACTTGCATATGGAATGAACAGAACATCTGACTGGGCACCATTACTTCTACAGGATCTGCCTAACATCTATCCATATATCGTAGCAAACGTAGGAGAAGGACTTACAGCAGAATATCGTGGAAATGCTTTGATCATTGACCACCTCACACCAACCCTTGAACGCGGAGGTCTGCATGCTGAGATGGCTGATCTTGCATCGAACATCCAGGTGTACTATGACCCTGCAATTACAGATGAAGTGAGGAATGGTTACAGAGAAACGATACTTGACCAGATGGTGGAACTCAATCTGGATAATGACCTCGATGTGAATGAATCCATGATAGATTTCTACAGGACAAATGATTCACAGTTCCAGTTTTTTGTTAAAAATGTGCTTCATGAATATCTGGAAGAGATCTCCGAGGAGAACATACCCTATGGTTTCCATGTACTCGGAGAAGTTCCGCCTATGAATGAAAGCGGACCAGTTGATGATCAGATGTCTGTGATGGTAAGATCAATGCTTGGAAGCAGCTTTGAAAATCTGATATTCAGCACCTTCTATTCAGACACGACTGAGTATCCACTGGGAATACCATATAATGATACAAAGATAGACTGGCTTGTATGGGAAGTTGTTACCAACAATACAGCCCCTTCAATAGCACAGGATATGGTATATGGATTCAATGATTCTTCAGTAACTTCTTTACTTGAAAATGGAATCATACACAGGGACAACCTTATCGCATCTGCAACTGAACTTGATCGGGTTATGGATGCTCTGAATGCTGGTTTCATACCACCTGGACCCGGAAGGGACCCGATACAGAATACCGATTCAGTACCCACAGGCCGCAATTTCTATGGAGTGGATTCAAGATTATACCCATCTCCAACCACATGGGAGCTTGGATCAAAACTGGCACAGGATCTGCTTGTGGACTACTATGACAAATATGGAGAATATCCAAGGAAAGTATCTTTCTCAAGGTTCGGCGTGGAATTCATAAGGGATCATGGTACACTTGAAGCCGAGATGCTCTACATGCTGGGAGTCAAACCAGTTTGGGATGACACTTCAAAACAAGTCATCGGCCTTGTACTTATGAACGAGTCCGAGCTTATGCCAAGCTACGGTGACTACCCTGGCAGACCTCGTATCGATGTGGTCTATGCAACTGCAGGTATGAGAGACGCATTCCCTGATAAGATCCAGATGATAGATGAGGCAGTAAGACTTGCCAACACTGCTCCGGCTGGTAACTATACCAACTATGTGAACGAGAGCACGATTTCAATAAAAGAGGCATTGATTGAAGCTGGCTATGATAATGAAACTGCTGAGCTTATTTCCACAATGAGGTGCTTCGCTGTAAGGGATGGTACTTATGAAATAGGTATTTCTAATGCTATAGAAGCAAGTGGTACATGGGATGATGAAGCCCAGATAGGAGAGCTTTACCTGAGTAAGATGGGATTTGCCTATGGTACTGAACTCTGGGGCCAGGAATGTTCTGATCTTCTCAAACAAAACCTGATGAACGTTGATGCTTCGGTACATTCGGATTCATCCAACCTCTATGATACACTGGACAATGATGACTTCTTCCAGTACTTCGGTGGCCTTAACCTTGCAACCAGATATGTTTCCGGTAAGACACCAGAGATGTATGTTTCAGATACAAGGGATTCTGAAAACAGCGGAATGGTCACCATGCAAAAGTATCTGAACACGAATCTGCGTTCCAGGTATCTCAATGATAAGTGGATAGAAGGCATGATGGAGTCTGAATATGCCGGTGCAGGAATGATGTCTGAATTTGTGGACAATCTCTGGGGATGGGAAGTCTCCGACCCTAATCTTGTTGACGATAGTATGTGGGAGAACGTGTATAACACCTACATTAACTCCGAAATGAAGGAATTCTTCAATGAATACAACCCCGGAGCCTATCAGTCCATTACTGGCAGGATGCTGGAAGGTGTACGTAAAGGATATATTGACCTACCTGAGGATACCGTCAACAATCTTGTGAATGAATACATGGAGTCAGTTGCAGAGTATGGTGCAACATGCTGTCACCATACCTGTGGAAATCCGCTGTTGGACGATTTTGTACAGGGTAACATGGGTATGGTTAGTCAGCAAGTCTTAGATGCGTACAAGAAACAGATGTACGATGCAACCCTCAGGGACGATTTTGTGACACAGGAACAGACTGACACCAGTTCATTAAAGAAAGCAGATAGCTCTCTTAATTCTGTCCAGAGAGCCATGGCAGCAGGTTCATCAAACCAGACCATGACATCTGAGGCCGGAGGAGCAGGAACGGATTATGACACACCTGTACAGGATTCTGCAAAATCTACACCTGACAACTATGTGGAAGGTTATGAGATGACTCAGGAAAGCACTACAAGCAAATCTGAAGGTTCAACTAGTTTCACTGGTTCTGATATAATAGCTTCAGTATTGGTGCTTGGTGCTGTAGGATTTATGTATTTTGGTTTTGTGAAGAGAAAATAA
- a CDS encoding winged helix-turn-helix domain-containing protein: protein MVTKDKRKINEEIQSKILEVLSIKDMHLAEISKGLNISSACVSKHVRILEDANLVERNILGRSHVISLINKHESKESDNKNLSELELYIIERRFLV, encoded by the coding sequence GTGGTAACTAAAGACAAAAGGAAAATTAACGAAGAGATCCAATCTAAAATCTTAGAAGTTCTTTCTATAAAAGACATGCATCTGGCAGAAATCTCAAAGGGGTTGAATATTTCAAGCGCATGCGTTTCAAAACATGTACGTATATTGGAAGATGCAAACCTTGTTGAAAGAAATATTTTGGGAAGAAGTCATGTTATATCACTGATAAACAAACACGAAAGTAAAGAAAGTGATAACAAGAACTTATCTGAATTGGAGTTATATATTATTGAACGCCGTTTTCTCGTCTAA